In a single window of the Dreissena polymorpha isolate Duluth1 chromosome 3, UMN_Dpol_1.0, whole genome shotgun sequence genome:
- the LOC127870973 gene encoding dual specificity protein phosphatase 3-like has product MMSFSLKLYSRVREYMITSTDEQLHGNKSSSGNTSTFWMFTPPQAPTNSYDEVYPGVYCGDMKVALDNEHLNKIGITHIINCSQGKGSSETNTDSMFYQPAGIKFHGIKAQDSPTFNMTIFYKEAVEFMDKALKSGGKVFVHCSKGVSRSPTIVIAYLMMKCNMDLMSAMRTIRPKRKIHPNDGFIRQLCILNRELYGNSD; this is encoded by the exons ATGATGAGCTTCTCTCTTAAGCTCTACTCAAGAGTTCGGGAATATATGATAACATCTACGGATGAACAGCTCCATGGAAACAAGTCATCTAGTGGCAACACTTCCACCTTTTGGATGTTTACTCCACCCCAGGCTCCAACCAACAGCTATGATGAGGTTTATCCTGGTGTTTATTGCGGTGACAT GAAAGTAGCGCTAGACAACGAACATTTGAACAAGATAGGCATCACCCACATAATCAACTGCTCTCAGGGTAAGGGAAGCAGTGAAACAAACACAGACTCAATGTTCTACCAGCCAGCTGGGATCAAGTTCCATGGCATTAAGGCTCAGGACTCGCCAACTTTCAATATGACGATCTTTTACAAGGAAGCTGTAGAATTTATGGACAAAGCATTGAAGTCTGGAG GTAAAGTGTTCGTGCATTGCTCGAAGGGTGTCAGTCGCTCGCCCACCATTGTTATCGCCTACCTGATGATGAAATGTAACATGGACCTGATGTCTGCCATGAGAACCATCCGACCGAAGCGCAAGATCCACCCGAATGACGGCTTCATCCGACAGCTTTGCATTCTCAACCGGGAACTGTATGGCAATAGCGATTGA